The following coding sequences lie in one Kribbella sp. NBC_00709 genomic window:
- a CDS encoding universal stress protein: MKILVGYVPTPEGEAALTAAATEAELRGASVLLLNTSRGDAYIDARYANADELAAAEAKLREQGVEVTIQQAVSEGDVAGALLKAAAADDVGLIVLGLRRRSPVGKLILGSTAQRVLLESPVPVLAVKVVSPHD, from the coding sequence GTGAAGATTCTCGTCGGATACGTACCAACGCCCGAAGGTGAGGCGGCGCTGACCGCTGCGGCGACCGAGGCCGAGCTGCGGGGTGCCTCGGTGCTGCTCCTGAACACCAGTCGCGGCGATGCCTACATCGACGCCCGCTACGCCAACGCCGACGAGTTGGCTGCCGCCGAGGCCAAGCTGCGCGAGCAGGGCGTCGAGGTGACGATCCAGCAGGCCGTCTCCGAAGGCGACGTGGCCGGCGCGCTGCTCAAGGCGGCCGCGGCCGACGACGTCGGCCTGATCGTCCTCGGTCTCCGCCGCCGCTCCCCGGTCGGCAAGCTGATCCTCGGCAGCACCGCCCAGCGCGTCCTGCTCGAGTCCCCGGTCCCGGTCCTCGCCGTCAAGGTCGTGTCACCGCACGACTGA
- a CDS encoding AMP-binding protein, with the protein MRTIRPIGPIRPPEWLMQGAAEVGGLSVALIRSGVWRSAGPAQLVRIERALRTWGQSMAALGAIAAIRYPDRAAVISGDSRITYDELDRRCERIAAGLHAQYGIVAGSKVAVLCRNHTGFLEATLAASRIGADVLFVNTEFAPPQLQAVMERHHPDLLIHDAEFTAPAGIPAIGSDLEDVAASRSPGAPPPDAPGHITILTSGTTGTPKAAPRVPTALGLAGLTASALSRFGLRSGEPVIIGPPLFHGLGLLTSMLALFLGAPLVLRPRFDAATLLADIDTNRAGAVVAVPVMLRRLLELGPTAIAEYDLRSLRAVISGASQLGVPLAERFIERFGPVLCDAYGSSEVGIATIATSADLLAAPGTVGRPCLGSSLRILDDQDQPVPAGTTGRIFAGGGLVFGGYSDGSSKTVVDGRMSTGDLGHLDRAGRLFVDGREDDMIVSGGENVYPVEVEECLAGHPAVAEAVVTGVPDDDFGQRLIAYVVLREPVSEDELIAHVKANLARYKTPRQIIVLDEFPRNATGKVLRGKLSPP; encoded by the coding sequence ATGAGGACGATCCGGCCGATCGGCCCGATCCGGCCGCCCGAGTGGCTGATGCAGGGCGCGGCCGAGGTCGGGGGGTTGTCGGTCGCGCTGATCCGGTCCGGGGTCTGGCGGTCGGCCGGACCCGCGCAGCTGGTGCGGATCGAGCGCGCGCTGCGGACGTGGGGTCAGTCGATGGCGGCTCTCGGCGCGATCGCCGCGATCCGGTACCCCGATCGCGCGGCCGTGATCTCGGGCGACAGCCGGATCACGTACGACGAGCTGGACCGCCGGTGCGAACGGATCGCGGCCGGGCTGCACGCGCAGTACGGCATCGTTGCCGGGAGCAAGGTCGCCGTCCTGTGCCGCAACCACACCGGCTTCCTCGAGGCGACGCTCGCAGCGTCCCGGATCGGCGCCGACGTGCTCTTCGTCAACACCGAATTCGCCCCGCCTCAACTACAGGCAGTCATGGAACGCCACCACCCGGACCTCCTCATCCACGACGCCGAGTTCACGGCACCGGCTGGGATCCCGGCCATCGGGTCCGACCTTGAAGACGTTGCCGCCAGCCGCTCGCCCGGCGCACCGCCGCCCGATGCACCCGGGCACATCACGATCCTCACCTCAGGGACGACCGGTACGCCGAAGGCAGCGCCGCGTGTTCCCACCGCATTGGGTCTTGCCGGGCTGACGGCCAGTGCGCTCAGTCGGTTCGGGCTGCGGTCGGGTGAGCCGGTGATCATCGGTCCGCCGTTGTTCCACGGGCTCGGGCTGCTGACGTCGATGCTGGCGTTGTTCCTCGGCGCTCCGTTGGTGCTGCGGCCCCGGTTCGATGCCGCGACCCTGCTCGCGGATATCGACACGAACCGAGCCGGCGCGGTGGTCGCCGTACCGGTGATGCTGCGGCGGTTGCTGGAGCTCGGGCCGACGGCGATCGCGGAGTACGACCTGCGCTCGCTGCGGGCCGTGATCTCGGGTGCGTCGCAGCTCGGCGTACCGCTGGCCGAGCGGTTCATCGAGCGGTTCGGGCCGGTGCTCTGCGACGCGTACGGGTCGAGCGAGGTAGGCATCGCGACGATCGCGACCTCGGCGGATCTGCTCGCCGCGCCCGGGACCGTCGGCCGCCCGTGTCTGGGCAGCTCGCTCCGCATCCTCGACGATCAGGACCAGCCGGTGCCGGCCGGCACGACCGGGCGGATCTTCGCCGGTGGCGGGCTGGTGTTCGGCGGATACTCAGATGGTTCGAGCAAGACCGTGGTCGACGGCCGGATGAGCACCGGCGATCTCGGCCATCTCGACCGGGCCGGCCGGCTGTTCGTCGACGGCCGCGAGGACGACATGATCGTCTCCGGCGGCGAGAACGTGTACCCGGTCGAGGTCGAGGAGTGCCTCGCGGGCCACCCCGCGGTCGCGGAGGCAGTCGTCACCGGCGTACCCGACGACGACTTCGGCCAGCGCCTGATCGCGTACGTCGTACTGCGCGAGCCGGTCAGCGAGGACGAGCTCATCGCCCACGTGAAGGCGAACCTGGCCCGTTACAAGACCCCGCGCCAGATCATCGTCCTCGACGAGTTCCCGCGCAACGCCACCGGCAAGGTGCTCCGCGGCAAACTCAGCCCGCCGTGA
- a CDS encoding SDR family NAD(P)-dependent oxidoreductase, which translates to MVTGKRPFGWPLLVALTNGRTRISDERLTAAVRDKVILVTGSSYGIGEAAARRLAAAGATVLLVARTEDQLQVVADEIRADGGSAYVYPANLADPAAVEELVRTVLAEHRRVDVLVSNAGKSIRRSIADTYQRFHDIERTNAINYLGPAKLVLELLPSMRERGSGHIVNVSTAGVRTPPMARWSAYLASKSAFDVWLRCVAQEVRGDGVTTSTVYMGLVHTRMSEPTPLLNKMPGLTPEQAADQVCTAVAERPHNITPPFVRPADAVGNLLRVPTDRLLEQYYRRTGGRKKR; encoded by the coding sequence ATGGTGACTGGGAAGCGTCCGTTCGGGTGGCCGTTGCTTGTCGCGCTGACCAACGGGCGCACCCGGATCTCCGACGAGCGGTTGACCGCGGCGGTCCGGGACAAGGTGATCCTGGTGACCGGTTCGTCGTACGGGATCGGCGAGGCGGCGGCGCGCCGGCTGGCAGCGGCCGGAGCGACGGTGCTGCTGGTGGCGCGGACCGAGGACCAGTTGCAGGTCGTAGCCGACGAGATCCGGGCGGACGGCGGTTCGGCGTACGTGTACCCCGCGAACCTGGCCGACCCGGCCGCGGTCGAGGAGCTCGTGCGCACGGTGCTGGCCGAGCACCGACGGGTCGACGTGCTCGTGAGCAACGCAGGCAAGTCGATCCGGCGATCGATCGCCGACACGTACCAGCGGTTCCATGACATCGAGCGGACCAACGCGATCAACTACCTCGGCCCGGCGAAGCTCGTGCTCGAGTTGCTCCCGTCGATGCGGGAGCGCGGGTCGGGTCACATCGTGAACGTGTCAACGGCCGGTGTCCGGACACCGCCGATGGCGCGCTGGTCGGCGTACCTGGCGTCGAAGAGCGCGTTCGATGTCTGGCTGCGGTGCGTGGCCCAGGAGGTTCGCGGCGACGGGGTGACGACCTCGACCGTGTACATGGGGCTGGTGCACACGCGGATGAGTGAGCCGACGCCGCTGCTGAACAAGATGCCCGGGCTGACACCGGAGCAGGCCGCTGATCAGGTGTGTACGGCGGTGGCTGAGCGGCCGCACAACATCACGCCACCGTTCGTCCGCCCGGCCGATGCCGTGGGCAACTTGTTGCGGGTGCCGACGGACCGGCTGCTCGAGCAGTACTACCGGCGTACCGGCGGCAGGAAGAAGCGATGA
- a CDS encoding M24 family metallopeptidase, whose translation MARRSAVPPIPAAAVLRSRLDRAREAAAGTGLVIAPGSDLRYLIGQPGGSFERLTALVIPADGAPALVVPKLEAPGFAGLEELGVDVITWVDGVDPYNLAAERLGSPQQVAVSDFTPALHVLAIRDAVPKAEQVLAGPIVRELRMRKDAAEIEALRKAGAAIDRVHARVGEWLRPGRTEAEVGADIAAAIVEEGHTEADFVIVGSGPNGASPHHALSERVIEAGDVVVVDIGGPVAEGYNSDSTRTYAVGTPRDADVTATYAVLQEAQQAAVDAVRPGATAESIDAAARDVIAAAGFGEYFIHRTGHGIGLDVHEEPYIVAGNDLPLEPGMAFSVEPGIYQPGRWGARIEDIVVVTADGGESMNNRPHDLVVL comes from the coding sequence ATGGCCCGACGCTCAGCAGTCCCTCCGATTCCCGCTGCCGCTGTACTCCGTTCCCGCCTGGACCGCGCCCGCGAGGCCGCGGCCGGGACCGGCCTGGTGATCGCGCCAGGCTCGGACCTGCGGTACTTGATCGGTCAGCCTGGCGGCTCGTTCGAGCGACTCACCGCGCTGGTGATCCCTGCCGACGGGGCGCCGGCGCTCGTCGTACCGAAGCTCGAAGCGCCGGGCTTCGCCGGCCTGGAGGAGCTCGGGGTCGACGTCATCACCTGGGTCGACGGTGTCGATCCGTACAACTTGGCGGCCGAGCGGCTGGGCAGTCCTCAGCAGGTCGCGGTCAGCGACTTCACGCCGGCGCTGCACGTGCTCGCCATCCGGGACGCTGTGCCGAAGGCCGAGCAGGTGCTGGCCGGTCCGATCGTCCGGGAGTTGCGGATGCGCAAGGACGCGGCCGAGATCGAGGCCCTGCGGAAGGCGGGCGCGGCAATCGACCGCGTGCATGCCCGTGTCGGCGAGTGGCTGCGGCCCGGCCGGACGGAGGCGGAGGTCGGCGCCGACATCGCGGCCGCGATCGTCGAGGAGGGCCACACCGAGGCCGACTTCGTGATCGTCGGGAGCGGCCCGAACGGCGCCAGCCCGCACCACGCGCTGTCCGAGCGGGTCATCGAGGCGGGTGACGTGGTGGTCGTCGACATCGGCGGACCCGTTGCCGAGGGCTACAACTCCGATTCGACCCGGACGTACGCCGTCGGCACGCCGCGGGACGCCGACGTGACCGCGACGTACGCCGTACTGCAGGAGGCTCAGCAGGCTGCGGTGGACGCGGTTCGGCCGGGTGCGACGGCGGAGTCGATCGATGCCGCTGCTCGGGACGTGATCGCGGCGGCCGGGTTCGGTGAGTACTTCATCCACCGGACCGGTCACGGGATCGGGCTGGACGTCCACGAGGAGCCGTACATCGTGGCGGGCAACGACCTGCCGCTGGAGCCAGGGATGGCGTTCAGCGTCGAGCCGGGCATCTACCAGCCGGGCCGGTGGGGTGCGCGGATCGAGGACATCGTCGTGGTCACCGCGGATGGCGGCGAGTCGATGAACAACCGGCCGCACGACCTCGTGGTGCTCTGA
- a CDS encoding TIGR03619 family F420-dependent LLM class oxidoreductase: protein MVELQVVLPDESAAMPPERLVELAVAAEDLGYGTAWLPDHLLPPGEFGSTYGGVYEPLVTIGYLAARTTRIRFGTSVLVLPMRSPFVVAKQAATLHRLSGERVVLGVGAGWAREEFAAVGSTFEERGRRTDTSLEIIRDLFEGRDRGGVFEPRLRAPLPIMIGGTTTPALRRAARFGDEWQGLGLDGAGFSAAVARLRSFGEREVKVGTRLDWSSGDPEPVVAMAHELAEAGAETLAVSFGDERDALERMTRFYELFTAG, encoded by the coding sequence ATGGTCGAACTGCAGGTGGTCCTCCCCGACGAATCGGCAGCGATGCCGCCCGAACGACTGGTCGAGCTGGCCGTGGCCGCCGAGGACCTCGGCTACGGCACGGCCTGGCTGCCCGATCACCTGCTACCGCCGGGCGAGTTCGGTTCGACGTACGGCGGGGTGTACGAACCGCTCGTGACGATCGGGTACCTCGCTGCCCGCACGACCCGGATCCGGTTCGGCACGTCCGTGCTGGTCCTGCCGATGCGGAGCCCGTTCGTGGTCGCCAAGCAGGCTGCGACGCTGCATCGGCTGTCGGGCGAACGCGTCGTCCTCGGGGTCGGGGCTGGTTGGGCGCGCGAGGAGTTCGCGGCGGTGGGATCGACGTTCGAGGAGCGCGGGCGTCGTACGGACACGTCGCTCGAGATCATCCGCGATCTCTTCGAGGGTCGTGATCGGGGAGGGGTGTTCGAGCCGAGGCTGCGGGCGCCGTTGCCGATCATGATCGGCGGTACGACGACGCCGGCGCTGCGGCGGGCAGCCCGTTTCGGTGACGAGTGGCAGGGGCTGGGGCTGGACGGCGCCGGATTCAGTGCCGCGGTCGCGCGGCTGCGGTCGTTCGGCGAGCGGGAGGTCAAGGTCGGCACTCGGCTCGACTGGTCTAGCGGCGATCCCGAGCCCGTGGTCGCGATGGCGCACGAGCTCGCCGAGGCGGGTGCCGAGACGCTCGCGGTTTCCTTCGGAGACGAGCGTGACGCTCTCGAGCGGATGACGCGGTTCTACGAGCTGTTCACGGCGGGCTGA
- a CDS encoding TIGR03619 family F420-dependent LLM class oxidoreductase translates to MSYPEVGVGLPVVGLRGPDAVVELATAADELGFAVVSVFERLLVPAAPDWVNHAGLPTEAAYDALETLTYVAARTERVRLHTAVLVPLFQQPVVLARRVATIDQLSGGRMDLGIALGWLPEEFVATGVPARGRVAAFEESVAVLRTCWGPDPVSFTGAHYTVPMAILGPKPVASPTLYGGGVTRPAIERAARIADGLTLAHRDWESTRAAIGWYHEAGGAGPIILRAGPMKPHPMLQGPVGFTPDTILDDLRRAADEGVTRVDWDLNIIGIPIPDQVAALKALADRLR, encoded by the coding sequence ATGTCATATCCCGAGGTTGGCGTCGGGCTGCCGGTGGTCGGGCTGCGCGGGCCGGATGCGGTGGTCGAGCTCGCGACGGCCGCCGACGAGCTCGGATTCGCGGTTGTGTCGGTCTTCGAGCGGCTGCTGGTTCCGGCCGCGCCGGACTGGGTGAACCACGCCGGGCTGCCGACGGAGGCGGCGTACGACGCGTTGGAGACGCTCACGTACGTCGCGGCGCGGACCGAGCGGGTGCGGTTGCACACCGCCGTACTCGTGCCGCTGTTCCAGCAGCCGGTCGTGCTCGCACGGCGGGTGGCGACGATCGACCAGCTCTCCGGTGGGCGGATGGATCTGGGCATCGCGCTCGGTTGGCTGCCGGAGGAGTTCGTCGCAACCGGCGTGCCCGCGCGCGGGCGGGTCGCGGCGTTCGAGGAGTCGGTCGCCGTACTGCGTACGTGCTGGGGTCCTGATCCGGTCTCGTTCACCGGTGCGCATTACACCGTCCCGATGGCGATCCTCGGGCCCAAGCCGGTGGCATCTCCGACGCTGTACGGCGGTGGCGTGACCCGTCCCGCGATCGAACGGGCCGCGCGGATCGCCGACGGTCTGACGCTCGCGCATCGCGACTGGGAGTCCACCCGCGCGGCGATCGGTTGGTATCACGAGGCCGGTGGCGCCGGACCGATCATCCTCCGCGCCGGACCGATGAAACCTCATCCGATGCTGCAAGGGCCGGTCGGTTTCACCCCAGACACGATCCTCGACGACCTGCGGCGTGCCGCCGACGAAGGCGTCACCCGAGTGGACTGGGACCTCAACATCATCGGCATCCCGATCCCCGACCAGGTCGCGGCGTTGAAGGCGCTGGCGGACCGGCTGCGGTAA
- a CDS encoding GlxA family transcriptional regulator, with protein sequence MSPRHLTSVGPHVVAVLALEPVVGFDLTIPPTVLGAATKADGTKLYDIRICGLGGPVRAGAGFNLVPDYGPEALAEADTVIVPGTYIPKPRYEGTLPDDLAAALATIRPGTRIASICTGAFVLAAAGYLDGRPATTHWERAELFRSVYPGVNLDEDKLFIDDGDILTSAGLAAGVDLCLHLIRRDFGSEVANRAARHCVVPPWRDGGQSQFIERAIPEEGSEGTSPTRAWALARLGDEISLPAMATHARMSVRTFSRRFKAETGQSPGTWLLQQRVRHACNLLETTDLSVDRVAEEAGLGTAASLRHHLRSELGVSPLAYRKTFRAG encoded by the coding sequence ATGAGTCCCCGCCACCTGACCTCCGTCGGTCCGCATGTGGTCGCCGTCCTCGCGCTCGAGCCGGTCGTCGGGTTCGACCTGACCATCCCGCCGACCGTGCTCGGCGCGGCGACCAAGGCCGACGGCACCAAGCTCTACGACATCCGCATCTGCGGCCTCGGCGGACCGGTCCGGGCGGGCGCCGGGTTCAACCTCGTCCCGGACTACGGGCCGGAGGCGCTGGCCGAGGCGGACACCGTGATCGTCCCGGGCACCTACATCCCCAAGCCGCGGTACGAGGGCACGCTGCCCGACGACCTGGCCGCCGCGCTCGCGACGATCCGTCCCGGCACCCGGATCGCCTCGATCTGCACCGGCGCGTTCGTCCTCGCCGCGGCCGGCTACCTGGACGGTCGGCCCGCGACGACGCACTGGGAGCGGGCCGAGTTGTTCCGCAGCGTCTACCCGGGCGTGAATCTCGACGAGGACAAGCTCTTCATCGACGACGGCGACATCCTGACGTCGGCCGGGCTGGCCGCGGGCGTCGACCTCTGTCTGCACCTCATCCGCCGCGACTTCGGCAGCGAGGTCGCCAACCGGGCCGCGCGACACTGCGTCGTACCGCCGTGGCGGGACGGTGGCCAGTCGCAGTTCATCGAGCGGGCCATCCCGGAGGAGGGCAGCGAGGGTACGTCGCCGACCCGGGCCTGGGCGCTCGCGCGACTCGGTGACGAGATCAGTCTCCCGGCGATGGCGACGCACGCGCGGATGAGCGTGCGTACCTTCAGCCGCCGCTTCAAGGCCGAGACCGGCCAATCCCCCGGCACCTGGCTGCTACAGCAACGCGTGCGGCACGCCTGCAACCTGCTCGAGACGACCGATCTGTCAGTGGACCGTGTCGCCGAAGAGGCAGGTCTCGGCACCGCCGCGTCCCTGCGGCATCACCTTCGCTCCGAGCTGGGCGTCTCGCCCCTCGCCTACCGCAAGACGTTCCGGGCGGGCTGA
- a CDS encoding alpha/beta fold hydrolase, which yields MTLHHVAFGDGVPVLALHGWTPDHRLMTGCLEPIFTQLPGYRRLYPDLPAMGQSPAGDIDSSDGILAAVREFIDEQIGDEPFVLMGESYGGYLSRGLVAERPEQILGLGMICPTGTLWHKDRKLPEHVVLRTEPGVLESLTEGEDFTELAVAQTAAALAAYRRDVAPGLEVADLAAMDRIQVNWALSTAPESGPVYTRPTLVLCGRQDAVTGYEDLFEILPHYPRATYAVLDIAGHNLQLEQPELLDALVREWLQRVSQEVPRVATSG from the coding sequence ATGACTCTGCACCATGTGGCCTTCGGCGACGGCGTTCCGGTTCTCGCGTTGCACGGCTGGACCCCGGACCACCGGCTGATGACCGGTTGTCTCGAGCCGATCTTCACCCAGCTCCCCGGGTACCGGCGGCTCTATCCCGATCTGCCCGCCATGGGCCAGAGCCCGGCCGGTGACATCGACAGCTCCGACGGGATCCTGGCCGCGGTCCGGGAGTTCATCGACGAGCAGATCGGCGACGAGCCGTTTGTGCTCATGGGCGAGTCGTACGGCGGTTACCTCTCCCGCGGCCTGGTCGCCGAGCGGCCCGAGCAGATCCTCGGTCTGGGCATGATCTGCCCGACCGGCACGCTCTGGCACAAGGACCGCAAGCTGCCGGAGCACGTCGTCCTGCGGACCGAGCCCGGCGTGCTCGAATCGCTGACCGAGGGCGAAGACTTCACCGAGCTCGCTGTGGCGCAGACCGCGGCCGCGCTCGCCGCCTATCGCCGCGACGTCGCGCCAGGTCTCGAAGTCGCGGACCTGGCCGCGATGGACCGGATCCAGGTGAACTGGGCGTTGTCGACGGCTCCGGAGAGCGGACCGGTCTACACCCGGCCGACGCTGGTGCTGTGCGGGCGGCAGGACGCCGTCACCGGGTACGAAGACCTGTTCGAGATCCTTCCCCACTACCCGCGCGCGACGTACGCCGTCCTCGACATCGCGGGGCACAACCTGCAGCTGGAGCAGCCCGAGTTGCTCGACGCGCTGGTCCGCGAGTGGTTGCAAAGAGTCAGCCAAGAGGTGCCGCGAGTGGCTACCAGCGGGTAA